Genomic segment of Lepus europaeus isolate LE1 chromosome 6, mLepTim1.pri, whole genome shotgun sequence:
tcattGACTTAATGGGGAAAATAGACGTCATTATTTAGTTATTCAGGTATTgttatttctgttctgttccttgGATTTTTCccccattctctctttttttctttctttcctttttattttattctatttcatcAAGAGTCTTTATTTGCTGTATCCAAGGATACCATGGTTCACttgaaatatataaacaaaattttacaattgAGTACTGCttgggaattttaaaaagttaacgaGTCACATTTAGATTTTACGTTagaggatttctttaaaaaaaaaaaaaaggtaaaatcatGACACCCACAGAAACATTACATGAACATGtggaaaagagtttatttaaGTGAATCAATTTGTGAAGGAAGTAGTTAGATGTTATATTTGGTTGGAAACAGAATTCTAAGAGCAGATACATGCACAAGCAACCAGGGATGCTCAAATGAACTTGTTAAACTGATAAACATTGGTCAACAATGAGAGGCACTCATCAATAGACAGTGATCCATCACATGCATTACCAAGGGTTTTCTATAATTTACAGAGTTGCAAAATAGCTCAAGTGCAATAAAAGGCAGTGACCACATGGAAGAATGTGCTATGTTACGACAGACTCTTCTTTATTCTCCACTTCAACATGATTCACAAGTTTTGTCTGCCAACTTACAGACAAATTCAAGAGGTTGAGTAAACCCACAAAAGGGGTTAATGACAAGAGCCCTAAGTCCAAAAAATTATTCCAAGAATGTGCTGTGGCTCTTGGTCTTACCAAGTAAAGATTCTGAAATTACATTATATTTCCATCTAAAAAGGGAGAAAAGGCAATATTCTTAAAGGAGAGATATGATTTTTCTGAGGTAGGAATCATTCTCTAATGTAGATAGGATGTAGATACAAGACACATGTTATAGGAACACTCAGACTAAAAAGAAATTGCAGGTGGCATAACCCAGAGCTTCTCAATGAATACTCATCCAAAGAAATGTTATGAGGGCACAAAATTTTAATGCTAGgtaattagaattatttttaaggcTCATCCATAACATAGCTTTCCCACTCcagggacagagcagagagaatTTCCCTTTCTAATCATCAATCACTATGGAGTTAACATCAACATGGAAGAACATGAAGCAGTGTGTTACGAGGATATACAAGTACATTCTATATGTACAAACATGTACATAGACATATGTGCATACacagtttgcattttctagacaatgctcagaaaatgaaaatgaaaaaagaaatgaacataaaTATCACTTCATATTatcttagaaaatatatatttaacatgcatgtgtctataaatatatacataaaacataGGAGGGTATTTCAAAGAATTTgtagggaaatggaaataaaatacatttatttctttaaagatttatttatttatttgaaagtcagagttacagagttgcagagagagagagagagagagagtgtgtcttctatcctctggttcactccccaattggctgcaatggccacagttgcactgatctgaagccaggagccaggagcttcttctgccaggtctcccaggagagtgcaggggcacaagcacttgggccatcttctactgctttcccagacctcagcagagagctggatcagaagtggagaagccgggaatagaaccagtgcccatatgggatgccagcactgcaggtggcttcacccgctatgccattGCACGGGCCCCAAGATGTTTATTTCCTTGCAAACAATCTTAAAATCCAGATGTAGGTTTTCCACAATATGCATTTGCTgtgaacttttttaaatttttaaaaattttttcccaggcagagttagacagtgagagagagagagagagagagagttagagagagagagagagacagtgagagagagacagagagaaagctcttccttctgttggttcacccccctaatggccgctacggctggcgctgcaccgatctgaagccaggacccaggtacttcctcctagtctcccatgtgggtgcagggacccaagcacttgggccattctccacttccctcccaggccacagcagagagctggactggaagaggagcaaccgggactagtacacggcaccccaaccaggactagaacccggggtgccagcgccgcaggcggaggattagccaagtgagccatggcgccggccacatttgtgaactttttaaacaccactttgtatacatagatttcaaagttgttttgtactaaaatgaacatattttaattctgtttctccatGAGCATGCTGAAGTAACTTTGTCTATGCACATTCACATACAGGAATGCTTATAATGTATGTTCATTCACTTTATCATATAACCATATGCACTTGATAACTCAGATGGTAATTTCAGTTATATCTCCATTCTGGGCAAGCTCTACTATGTCTTCCTTCTGATGTCAAGCTATAGCTCAAGCATCCTTTAGAATCAATGGACCATGCCAACACTGGATGAAAAAGCCAATGTCAGAAGGATGAATGCCTATGCAGGTTGCAGTTTGGAGGTTTCcaatttcttttattcttgtaGCAGTTGTATGGTCTATGACAATGGGCTGAGGCACACCAGTAGGCTTAGGGCAGCATGGTTCCTTCCCTTGTAGGGAACAGTTCAGACTGGAAGTCTTATAAGGAGCTCAGCACCAAGATTGCCTTTCTTGTCAGGTCTTGGCTCAAGTTTCCATCAAGAATCATGCCAACCTGCATCCCAGCTGCTATGGTTGCCTCCACCCCGTGGGGAGCATAATCTAATACAAGACATTTTTCCATGGGATGAGGAAGAGCAAACATCTTGGtacaggaaaggaagaagtcagggTCTGGCTTGCCAATCTTTGCCTTGGGGTCACCTCCCAGGATGCTGTCATCAGTTAGACTGAAAAATTCCTTGTGTCTGTTTCTCTTCATCTCAAAGGACACTGTCCCCGAGCTTATGTCAACCTCAAAGAGAATGCTAGACTTTTGCAGGTGGGGAATCAGTTTTTCAACATCTGGCATGAAAGGCAGCCATGGTGAACAGCTCCTTCAGCTTCCTTGGGCTCTCCTCCACCAACTTCTCTTTGAACATGGGGAGCTGCAGGATGTCTGTTATGATCTGGGCAGCTTCTAGGACCTTTCTCCCCAACACCAGTGACTTTATCTGCCTACTTTGTTTCTTGCTATAATGGCCAGATTTTTCTTCAAATACAACTGAATGTAGCCTTTCTGTATCCAGGAGGAGGCTGTTCATGTCAAAGATGAGGTGGATGACAAGCCACAGACACTGCCATTGTAGTTCTATCTCAAGTCTATTTCTTACAGCTTCAATTACTCGCATTGTTTTTACCTATTTCATATGAGAACTCTACAAAATTTGGATTTCTATATCACTTGCAATCTGATCCTATTTCTTTCCATTAAAAACCTGATAGAGGGACAGGATTTGTCgcttagcagttaaagccaccccTGTTACACCGACATctcatataagcactggttcatgtcctggttattccacttctggtcaagctccctgataatggcctgggaaaaacagcagaatatggcccaagtgtttgagcacctgacacccacttaggagatctagatgaagctcctggatcctggcttttacctggcccagtgctggccattgcagccatctgacgagtgaccagcagatggatgatctctctttctctctttgtctctcccagtctctctgtaaccctgactttcaaaataaataaatatctttaaaaataaacaaacaaaataaaaagctttatagAATTTGTTGTAGAAAACACTCTTTCTTTCAAGTTCAATGCCCAGACAATATCGAACATCTAAGTGATACAAATATTGATCATGGGATGTAACTTGTTACAGCCTACTGGATTACAACGAGTTGTTCATACTGTCCAATGTGGCAATTGCAATTAACTTTTCAGTCTTCTTGGATAGATTAATCAATATTGTAAAGTTTTAGATATAAGATGTCTTCATGTAAAACAAACAACATGCTTAACTATTgggaaaaatttaagaaacatttaaGTTATATTCTGCTTCTAATTAGATAAGACATTCTTTCACTCAGCCCAgcagggtgtgtatgtgtgtgggtgtatttGGGTGTGTATGTTTGTTCAAGTTATTATATTGTCTCATTTCAGACTTTCAAGTTACTATATTGTCTCATTTCAGACTTTGATATTTAAACAGAAAAGGGAGATATAGCAatgaataccacagaaataaaaagaatcaccaggaattactacagctatatgccaacaaattggaaaatctaaaataaatggaTGGAATCTTAGACACATTCAacataccaaaattgagtcatgaagacatagaaaacccaaacagaccaAAAACCAAGATGGAGAatcaatcagtaataaaaaccctccaagaaaaaaaaagctcaggatggacagcttcactgctgaattctaccatatttttaaggaagaaataattccaattcttctcaagctattgaaAACAATTGTAGTGGAGGGAAACCTTCCAACTCTGTCTAGGAATCCAGCACCAACTTAATttgtaaaccagaaaaagataaaacgcAGAAACAGAACTATAgagcaatatccctgatgaacatagaggcagaaatcctcaacaaaatactagctaatcaaatcaaataacatatcagaaaaatcattcaccaaaatcaagtgggatttatctctggtatgcagggatggtttaacatttgcatattaataaatgtaatgcatcacattaacagattgaataataaaaacatatgattattttaatatatgcagagaaagcacttgataaaatgcaacatcctttcatgatgatgaAATAGaggattaaaaaaatggaaaaatcttcttattcatggattggaagaattaataccatcaaaatgtccacactattgaaagcaatttatagattcaatgtgatcccaatcaaaataccaagaacattattctcagatctagaaaaagtgatgctaaaaCTCATAGGGAAACACAAGGGgctccaaatagctaaaacaattttatccaacacaaacaaagctggagacaccacaataccaattttttttcttttcttttctttccttttttttgacagagtagacagtgagagagagagagacagagagaaaggtcttcctttgccgttggttcaccctccaatggccaccgcagccggcacactgcagccggtgcatcatgctgatccaaagccaggagccaggtacttctcctggtctcccatgtgggtgcagggctcaaggacttgggccatcctccactgcactcccaggccatagcagagcactggcctggaagaggggcaactgagacagaatccggcaccccgaccaggactagaaccctgtgtgccggcaccgcaagtggaggattagcctattcagccatggcaccggccacaatactagatttttttttttttgacaggcagagtggacagtgagagagagagagagacagagagaaaggtcttcctttttgccgttggttcaccctccaatggccgccgcggtaggcgcgctgtggccggcacaccgcgctgatccgatggcaggagccagatgcctctcctggtctcccatggggtgcagggcccaagcacttgggccatcctccactgcactccctggccacagcagagagctggcctggaagaggggcaactgggataggatcggtgccctgaccgggactagaacccggtgtgccggcgccgcaaggcggaggattagcctagtgagccgtggcgccggctcacaatactagattttaaGGTATACTACaagggctgttataatcaaagcagcctggtactgacacaaaaaataggcatgtagaccaatggaacaaaatagaaatgccagaaataaatccacaaatctacaaccaactaatctttggcaaaggagctaaaatcagtccctgatttgtaaggacagtctcttcaaaaatggtCCTGGgcaaactggatctctgcattcagaagaatgaaacaagacccctgccttacaccttatacaaaaatcaactcaaaatggatcaagaatcttAATCTATAATCCGCTATCATCAAATTCCTAAAGAACATTGTGGAAACTCTacaggacattggcataggcaaagacttcttggaaaacactccagaatcacaggcaatcaaagctaaaattgacaaatgggattacaccaacctgagaagtttctgcactgcaaaggaaatagtcagcaaagtgaagaggcaagcgaAAGGAtaagagaaaatatctgcaaactatgaaactgataaaagattaatatccagcatgtataaagagctcaagaaactcaacaacaacaacaaaacaaacattccagttaagaaatgggcaaaggacttgaacaagcatttttcaagggagaaaattcaaatggccaaaagacacatgaaaggatgctcaggatcattagccatcaggtaaatacaatcaaaaccataatgaggtttcatccagttataatAGCTCTCAAAGATAAATCAAAACACTGTAAtggtggcaaggatgtgagggaaaaggtaccctcatccactgttgttgggaatgtaaactagtatagccattgagAAAGACAGTGTGAAGATACctaagaaagctgaaaatagaaatACCATAGGACCCAGCAATCCTACTCCTGGTTATTTACCCAGtggaattgaaatcagcatatgaacatAGGAAAGAGTTATccgtacccccatgtttattgcagctcaagttacaatagctaagatatggaattaacctagatgcccatcaattgatgactggaaaattacacacacacacacacacacatgtatatatggtatggaatactactcagccataaaaaagaatgaaattgagtcttttgcaaaacaaaaaaaaaagtgcaactggaaacaaatatacttagtgaaataagccagtcccaaaaagacaaatacaatatgaTTTTCCTGATGTGTGGAAACAAATAGAGtactaaaaatataatgtataggtgtaaaaaattgtattttgagCATTGATGATGATAGTTACAGCCTTtgtattgttgaggaacagtattcttttcatattatttttgaactctattttttttttggactggcagagtggatagtgaaagagagagagacagaaagaaaggtcttcctttttgccgttggttcaccctccaatggccgctgcggctggcacatcacgctgatccgaagccaggagccaggtgcttctcctggtctcccatgagggtgcatggcccaagcacttgggccatcctccactgccttcccgggccataacagagagctggcctggaagaggggcaaccgggatagaatccggcgccccaaccgggactagaacccggtgtgccggcgccgcaaggcggaggattagcctgttaagccacggcgccagcctgaactcTTAATGTAGTGTTaaacttatgagtataaagtaaactgaaagtagataactataaaattaaaagtgggaataagacaggaaggaggaggaagggtgggtggataggcaggagggaaggtagagtgggaagtagctctatgtttctaaatctgtatatatgaaatacataaaatttgttttcctaaaataaaataaaatttaaaaaaagaagctaatgcatttttttaaacaggccATGGGTGAGACAATATGGTAATGATTGTTTTAGACCAATAATTTCCCAGCATTGTTTGTCTGCTAACCTTGGAAACAGAGATTATCATGATAAATAGCCCCTTCCCCCAGTAGGAGCATGCACACAGAACTGGCATTTTTTCTGTTGAAGTTAACCCTAATAATTACTCAGCAGCAAGACAAATGTACACAGTCCACCACATCATCCTTTTACTGAGTTGCGTTTCAGTTCTTTTGGTATGTTGTTTCCCTTGATGTCTCAAACTAATAAACTTTGACCACAGAAGTTTCTCTGTTGTTCTCTACCTGACATATTTCATGGTAAATATGGCTTCCAGGAAGAACAATTATAACCAGCACCTATCTAAGTagcaatcaatttaaaaatatgtggttGAGACATAATATTTGAGAACAAAATGGGCTTGTGAATCATCACTTGATTATGTAGGATCGGCAACTGAAATAAAAGACTCGTTCCATGTCACTGAACACTGATGATAGAACCACAATTAGAGGTAACTTCTCTTTAGATATTGTTGACTGTACTTAGTCTATGAAGCCTGTCACTTTATTGTAAAATGCCAGATGGTCATCTCAAGAGTATTACCCAAATAAATCCTTGTTGTATATGAAACTCATaatcaaactttatttttaaaacacttgttCAGATATTAAGACAAATACTTAGAGATACCctttccaaagatatttttatttcaataagcttatttttcaaatttcaatttcACCCATATATGCAAAAAgagttccaaaatattttaaaatatggcaaAGAGTTTCTTATGCACAATCTGCTGAGATATTCCAACATTATTCTTGGTTGAATTCCTATTTCCTAACTATGAATATTGGCTCTGCAATAGGCTGAGATTAATGTAACATAGGCCAAAATATTCAATGTATTTGTGCCAAACAACATTACCTATTATGGTCAAATGgttaaatatattaatacattGGTTATTCTGTTAAGgttaaatatgttaaatatgttCTGATATGGTTAAATACATTAATACATGGGTATTTTCCCCAAACAGAGCTGTACACTAGAATTGAgcataaatatataagtattatCTAGTTTTTAGAATACAAGCTAGCTCTTAAGATTATTTAATCAGCTTTCATATTTCACATTTGAAttttataacaataaataaatagttgtaGTAGGAAATTCTAAGATCCTTAGGATTTTTGCCATAGTTCACTGACTATGAACAAGTGTTTGCTGAACCTACATGTAAGAACATTGTGCAATGATGACAAGTTATCTTCAAAGACATACAGATACCCTGAAGCAGAATCAACCCAAAGAATTTATAGTATCAGCTTCAATACTATGCATCTTGTAGTAATGAAGTATTTAGTGAATACCTTTGTTGAGTTTTACATACATGTCATAACTTCCTCatgtatttatcattttatataattaattatatcttACTCTagtgtggttttattttattatattctctgtaatgatttaaaagtattttctttcacTTATATTCACACACTAACAATAATGATTTTCTGAGCACCTTTCTTCATTCACTATATttgattctaagaatataaagatGAACAAAAATGCTGATCATTTTTAGAAATTCAGGGTCCAGGAGGAAATAGGACACAAATAAGCAAACCACATTGTAATGACACAAATCTATTCAGAAGTTTGAATTATTAGATGAAGGGGTAACCAAATTAtcttgaagaaatagaaaaactatcataatttttttaaaaaatctttcatttatacCATCAACATATTGTACCCTTATGTCTTGTATATATTTGCATTCTTAACTGGTATTTGCTAGGTTTTGATAGGGAACAAATGTGATCTCATCAATGGTCTGATTATTGGCATGGCATGCTACTAGTTAGTGATTCATTAGTTGGCATATGCTGATCCCCAGCCTACACTGTATGCAGAACACTGGAATTCCACATAGATCCCTAAGAATGCTCGGATTTCGCCAGTTATTaggttcttgttttttctttccttttttttttggtaataactGCTTCCCTGGACATTCATAACCCTATTcataaagtgtttattttttaggTGATGGATTATATTTCAATTGCTTTGAGAAACTTTTCCATTATCCCTAAGACTGGATTACATGTCTTTCTTATATGCTTCCATAAGATCTACTTTTCCCAAATAAAATTATACTTCACTGTAATTTCCTGATTAACCATTTTTATGCCTCAGAGATAGAAATTTCCATGTCCACTAGCACAAAATAACTACCAAATAAGTATCTATTTAATTGGTGGATGAGTATATGGCTGGATGGGTGAATAAAATGGATATGGATGTAAGAGTTTAATTTCCACAAAAAGGTAATTAATGGGCTGGAACTATAAAGAAGCAGCCATTAATGAATCACATTTAATTTAGAGTACAAAATTTGTATTACCTTAATGCTATTTTAATGCCATATTAGTTCCACAATGTGGTTTAGATTTAAGAGGGAAAAAGTGATCCTATAGAATATGCTTATGAAGTCTATTAATTACTTTGTAAAATCTTATGAtacaaaaaaaatccatattaccTTGCAAATTTATACACAGAGAACTAGCATTGATTTCATATATTACTTAATTGaagcataattatttatatttttaaattatcataaaATATTAGGGTAGTGAGAAAATTAAAGGAAGTCAAACATAATCAATCAAAAACTACTGCCAATGTAGTTAATGTACCTACTCCAAAATTGAGACATTACatattaatcttaaaaattacaCTCTATGTTCAGTGTTTTACACTTCAGTTGAAAATTAGCAGTCAATAACTACTTTGGGATTATTAATTTTTACTCAAAACagcacattaaaataa
This window contains:
- the PUDP gene encoding pseudouridine-5'-phosphatase, which gives rise to MNSLLLDTERLHSVVFEEKSGHYSKKQSRQIKSLVLGSEKLIPHLQKSSILFEVDISSGTVSFEMKRNRHKEFFSLTDDSILGGDPKAKIGKPDPDFFLSCTKMFALPHPMEKCLVLDYAPHGVEATIAAGMQVGMILDGNLSQDLTRKAILVLSSL